The Pontibacter pudoricolor genome contains a region encoding:
- a CDS encoding sensory rhodopsin transducer — MKQAIGHKVWAIAEGYIPAYSNGPEPQFTSHETACILNTSDQDAHVKIWIYFSDRDPVGPYEVTVPAKRTKHLRFNDLKDPAPVPLDTDYASVFESDVPVVVQHTRLDSRQSENALLSTMAFPAG; from the coding sequence ATGAAACAAGCAATCGGGCACAAAGTATGGGCCATCGCCGAAGGCTATATTCCGGCTTACAGCAACGGGCCGGAGCCACAGTTTACCAGTCACGAAACAGCCTGTATTTTAAATACCTCAGACCAGGACGCGCATGTAAAGATATGGATATACTTCAGCGATCGCGATCCGGTTGGCCCATACGAAGTAACAGTTCCGGCAAAACGCACCAAACACCTGCGCTTTAACGACCTGAAAGACCCGGCACCAGTGCCCCTTGATACGGACTATGCCAGCGTTTTTGAGTCGGATGTGCCGGTAGTGGTGCAGCATACCCGCTTAGACTCGCGGCAATCAGAAAACGCCCTGCTCAGCACGATGGCTTTTCCGGCGGGTTAA
- a CDS encoding site-2 protease family protein — translation MKWSLTLGKVAGIRILVHWTFVLLLGWVAFTEAQRGSDLNTILLAIGFVLSVFACVVLHELGHALTAKKYGIKTSMITLLPIGGVASLERMPESPKQELLVAIAGPAVNVAIAVVLWLVLPGLQAIPSDEFFLRITPANFFYLLLFVNIMLVLFNAIPAFPMDGGRVLRALLAFKLGRVRATQIAANLGQLLAIVFVFYGFFTNPFLILIGLFVFFGAYTENMMVQHLDFLRGHSVREGMMTNYVTLTPDNTVRDALEKLLMGSEHEFIVEKDGNVVGTLTRSQLIQALKENKTDTPVADIMTQEFISFDVKDKLSVAYTELQKSRSPLYPVLENGHLAGVINTDNINEFIMIKSALVN, via the coding sequence ATGAAATGGTCTCTAACACTGGGCAAAGTTGCTGGTATCAGGATTCTGGTACACTGGACTTTTGTGCTGTTACTGGGCTGGGTTGCTTTTACGGAAGCGCAGCGCGGCAGCGACCTGAACACCATTCTGCTGGCTATTGGCTTTGTGCTTTCGGTTTTTGCGTGCGTGGTGCTGCACGAACTGGGACATGCGCTCACGGCTAAAAAATACGGCATTAAAACCAGCATGATTACACTGCTGCCCATAGGCGGCGTTGCCAGCCTCGAAAGAATGCCCGAAAGCCCGAAACAGGAATTGTTGGTTGCCATAGCCGGCCCAGCCGTTAATGTGGCGATCGCAGTCGTACTATGGCTGGTATTGCCCGGCTTACAGGCCATTCCTTCCGATGAGTTTTTTCTGCGCATCACACCAGCTAATTTCTTCTACCTGCTGCTATTCGTAAATATAATGCTGGTGCTGTTCAATGCAATTCCGGCTTTCCCGATGGATGGCGGACGTGTGTTGCGCGCTTTGCTGGCTTTTAAACTGGGGCGTGTACGTGCCACCCAGATCGCGGCTAACCTTGGTCAGTTGCTGGCTATTGTGTTTGTTTTCTATGGCTTCTTCACAAATCCATTTCTTATCCTGATCGGCCTGTTTGTTTTCTTTGGCGCTTATACCGAAAACATGATGGTGCAGCACCTGGATTTTTTGCGTGGCCATAGTGTACGCGAAGGCATGATGACAAACTATGTTACCCTAACCCCGGACAACACCGTACGCGACGCACTGGAGAAATTGCTGATGGGCTCCGAGCACGAATTTATTGTAGAGAAGGACGGAAATGTAGTCGGTACGCTTACCAGGAGCCAGCTGATACAGGCTTTAAAAGAAAACAAAACCGATACGCCTGTAGCTGATATCATGACGCAGGAGTTTATTTCCTTTGATGTAAAAGATAAGTTGTCGGTGGCTTATACCGAACTGCAGAAATCCCGCTCACCGTTATATCCTGTTTTAGAGAACGGTCACCTGGCAGGGGTTATCAACACAGATAATATCAACGAGTTTATCATGATCAAATCAGCGCTGGTTAATTAA
- the arfB gene encoding alternative ribosome rescue aminoacyl-tRNA hydrolase ArfB — protein sequence MIGIKDRELERELQFQASRSGGAGGQNVNKVATKVELRFHVESSELLTDEEKTRIQEKLANRITNDGYLQVVCQEERSQLQNKELCISRFYELLRQALTQQKKRKASRPTKASVKKRLESKKKQADKKANRGYRGDI from the coding sequence ATGATAGGAATAAAGGACAGAGAGTTAGAAAGGGAATTACAGTTCCAGGCATCGAGAAGCGGAGGTGCCGGCGGCCAGAACGTGAATAAAGTAGCGACCAAAGTGGAGCTGAGGTTCCATGTGGAAAGCTCTGAATTACTGACCGACGAAGAAAAGACACGAATACAGGAAAAGCTTGCCAACCGGATAACCAACGACGGCTATTTGCAGGTAGTTTGCCAGGAAGAGCGCAGCCAGTTACAAAACAAAGAGCTCTGTATTTCGCGCTTTTACGAATTGCTGCGACAGGCACTTACCCAACAGAAAAAACGCAAAGCATCCAGGCCAACAAAAGCATCGGTAAAGAAACGGCTGGAAAGCAAAAAGAAGCAGGCCGATAAAAAAGCCAACCGTGGCTACCGGGGGGATATCTGA